One Bacillus sp. 1780r2a1 DNA segment encodes these proteins:
- a CDS encoding exonuclease SbcCD subunit D C-terminal domain-containing protein, with translation MRLLHTADWHLGRTLEGRSRIEEQAQFLDELAQIVKEEKIDAILMAGDVFDTVNPPAAAEQLFYESMSKLSEKGNRPIIVIAGNHDNPDRLSAASPLAFEQNITLIGLPTTDVQEIYLPTVEETLKVGALPYPSESRLKEMLAEEDDELLLRNSYDERVREIFLKMSSHFTNDSVNIAMSHIYVAGGSSTDSERPIEVGGAYTVAASSLPAAAQYVALGHLHRPQDIKRASTKARYSGSPLAYSFSESGYTKSVTILDGKPGKEMKVTEIPLSSGRPLTRWRAKNGIAEVYQWLDEGKDSTAWIDLEIHLEDALSLEEIHRLRKLHKGFIHIRPIFKEEETVEVQQEQRNVPVEESFAKFYRKQTGGATPSDELVQLFLSLIHTQEAEEEE, from the coding sequence ATGAGATTACTACATACGGCCGACTGGCACTTAGGGAGAACCTTAGAAGGTAGGAGTAGAATTGAAGAACAAGCTCAGTTCTTAGATGAGCTAGCTCAAATTGTAAAGGAAGAAAAAATTGATGCAATTTTAATGGCCGGTGATGTATTTGATACCGTCAATCCGCCTGCAGCAGCAGAGCAATTATTTTATGAGAGTATGTCGAAGCTTAGTGAAAAAGGCAATCGTCCAATTATTGTAATTGCGGGTAATCATGATAACCCCGATCGCTTATCTGCAGCCTCTCCGCTTGCATTCGAACAAAATATTACGCTCATAGGTTTACCGACAACAGATGTACAAGAGATTTACCTTCCAACTGTTGAAGAAACGTTAAAAGTAGGCGCACTTCCTTATCCATCGGAATCTAGATTAAAGGAAATGTTGGCTGAGGAAGACGACGAATTGTTGCTTCGAAACTCATATGATGAGCGAGTACGCGAAATCTTCTTAAAGATGAGCTCACATTTTACAAACGACAGTGTAAACATTGCCATGAGTCATATCTATGTTGCTGGAGGAAGCTCAACGGATTCTGAACGGCCAATTGAAGTAGGTGGAGCGTATACCGTGGCAGCATCAAGCCTTCCAGCAGCAGCTCAGTACGTGGCACTTGGACATCTTCACCGACCGCAAGACATTAAGCGAGCTTCTACAAAAGCTCGTTATTCAGGTTCACCTCTTGCCTATAGCTTTTCTGAATCAGGCTATACCAAATCAGTAACGATACTCGATGGGAAGCCGGGAAAAGAAATGAAAGTAACAGAAATTCCTTTATCAAGCGGAAGACCACTTACAAGATGGAGAGCGAAAAACGGTATCGCAGAAGTCTATCAGTGGTTGGATGAAGGAAAAGATAGCACTGCTTGGATTGATTTAGAGATTCACTTAGAAGATGCGCTGTCTCTTGAAGAAATTCACCGATTACGCAAGCTACACAAAGGGTTTATTCATATCCGACCGATTTTTAAAGAGGAAGAAACTGTTGAGGTGCAACAAGAACAGCGAAACGTTCCGGTGGAAGAGTCTTTTGCGAAGTTCTACCGTAAGCAAACAGGTGGAGCAACGCCAAGTGACGAGTTGGTTCAACTCTTTTTATCATTGATTCATACACAAGAGGCAGAAGAGGAGGAGTAG
- a CDS encoding SMC family ATPase has product MKPITLTIAGLHSFRSKQIIDFTSLCSGGVFGIFGPTGSGKSSILDAMTLALYGKVERAANNTHGILNHAEDEVKVAFTFELENATHKKRYTVERSFKRSDEMRVRSATSRFIEVGDETIVLADKTNDVNQQVQSLLGLTIDDFTRAVVLPQGKFAEFLSLKGTERRQMLQRLFNLEQYGDQLNKKIRSKVQLLKGEIDTISAEQTGLGEASEESVKQAEQVLQERIILLEKRERELKDIETLYDEQTAIWNDMQIKHELEETLKGLKEQEGLIEGKRKQVAIAEEAKKLLPYLNAYEQLTMKKQRTRQNVLVIQEKLRAQYDKYEKSQIAYDQARLTKQQEQPKLFIRKEQLEQAKKIQKSIRELEKKYDEKEKECNQLSADVKEQVQILQKLEEQLEKGKLLQSSLKEELEQVKVSDEEREQTYEATVKAEKVMELNKIIKEHEEKVNKKQLDLKAAEAKLATQKELKQRQTSQAQQLFVSTQRIYHVVCEREREFEQFFRSINRQLQSLREQQVKERINHLAHQLAEDLSEGKPCPVCGSMDHPSPAVSSEGHANLKLDEHITSYEEEKHVLDEQKQEYGAMKLRLEQLHSMLLDAYPGITDTKYDLPVIQLLEGNGDEYSTKLKVELKALQQDYIEVREKQTELLQSYKQSEQQQQDLLFSMQQLIKEVEGLAEELSKYQNDFSVLIEEWNELYPHLEMSKIYEVQEKMKVRIAEERTLVERINKSYQFFDEQQNKIAYAREGYDQATRKNVQLEAEQKNVHQALQQQKQMLMELSKAGDVTSELREVEQRIIELDQTENTCYEMLNSMQVTYQKLQADEHAERKVLEDLTERYEEVKKDWEEHLQPSCFSEKEEVKKAVQTSDDIQKLTEEIQAFEDKLKQAKADIAKVEGKLNGKSITQDKWEETKSLLVNIKAAVNEANQLKGGAEETLKDILKRHERFKELEKQRVEKEALFEQYQKLQSVFKGNTFVEYMAEEQLMAISRDASERLAILTRHRYAIEVDSQGGFIMRDDANGGVKRPVSTLSGGETFLTSLALALSLSAQIQLRGEYPLQFFFLDEGFGTLDGELLDTVVTALEKLQSDNLSIGVISHVQELRARLPKRLIVQPADATGMGTKVAVETL; this is encoded by the coding sequence ATGAAGCCTATTACTTTAACAATAGCAGGCTTGCACAGCTTTAGGTCAAAGCAAATTATCGATTTTACAAGCCTATGTTCAGGTGGTGTGTTCGGTATCTTCGGCCCAACAGGTAGCGGCAAATCTTCTATTTTAGATGCGATGACGCTTGCGCTTTACGGCAAGGTAGAAAGGGCAGCTAACAACACACACGGCATTTTAAATCATGCTGAGGACGAAGTGAAAGTTGCTTTTACATTTGAATTAGAAAATGCAACCCATAAAAAGCGCTATACCGTTGAGCGTAGCTTCAAACGTTCGGATGAAATGCGGGTAAGATCAGCAACCAGCCGTTTTATTGAAGTAGGAGATGAAACCATCGTACTGGCTGATAAAACAAACGATGTCAACCAGCAAGTTCAGTCGTTATTAGGTTTAACAATTGATGACTTTACGCGCGCTGTTGTACTGCCACAAGGGAAATTTGCTGAGTTCTTATCGTTAAAAGGAACAGAACGTCGTCAAATGCTGCAGCGTTTATTTAATTTAGAGCAGTACGGTGATCAGCTTAACAAAAAAATTCGTTCCAAGGTTCAGTTGTTAAAAGGTGAAATTGATACGATTTCTGCAGAGCAGACGGGATTAGGGGAAGCATCAGAGGAAAGCGTTAAGCAAGCGGAGCAAGTCCTTCAAGAACGTATCATTTTACTTGAAAAGCGTGAGCGCGAACTAAAAGATATCGAAACGTTGTATGATGAACAAACTGCAATTTGGAATGATATGCAGATTAAACATGAATTAGAAGAAACGTTAAAAGGGTTGAAGGAGCAAGAGGGGCTTATAGAAGGGAAGCGAAAACAGGTAGCTATAGCTGAAGAAGCAAAAAAGTTGTTGCCCTATCTAAATGCGTACGAGCAGCTTACGATGAAAAAGCAAAGAACTCGTCAAAACGTATTAGTTATTCAAGAGAAGTTGCGTGCACAGTATGACAAGTATGAAAAAAGCCAGATAGCGTATGACCAAGCACGGTTAACAAAACAGCAGGAACAACCAAAGCTCTTTATTCGCAAAGAACAGTTAGAACAAGCCAAAAAAATTCAAAAATCAATACGGGAATTAGAAAAGAAATACGATGAAAAAGAAAAAGAGTGCAATCAGCTTTCAGCTGATGTAAAAGAGCAGGTGCAAATTCTGCAAAAGCTTGAAGAGCAATTAGAAAAAGGTAAATTGCTGCAAAGTAGCTTAAAAGAAGAGTTAGAACAGGTAAAGGTCTCTGATGAAGAGCGTGAACAGACATATGAAGCTACTGTCAAAGCTGAGAAAGTAATGGAATTAAACAAGATAATAAAAGAACATGAGGAAAAAGTGAACAAAAAGCAGCTAGATCTAAAAGCAGCTGAAGCAAAACTTGCAACCCAAAAAGAATTAAAACAACGCCAAACTTCTCAAGCACAACAGCTATTTGTATCTACCCAGCGCATCTATCATGTTGTTTGTGAGCGTGAGCGTGAATTTGAACAATTTTTTCGCTCGATAAATCGTCAATTACAGTCACTGCGTGAGCAGCAAGTAAAGGAAAGAATTAATCACTTAGCCCATCAGCTGGCCGAAGATCTCAGTGAAGGAAAACCTTGTCCAGTGTGTGGTTCAATGGATCATCCTTCACCTGCTGTATCTAGTGAAGGACACGCGAACTTAAAACTGGATGAACACATTACGAGCTATGAAGAAGAAAAACATGTACTGGATGAGCAAAAGCAGGAGTACGGAGCCATGAAGCTTCGTTTAGAACAGCTTCATTCAATGTTACTCGATGCGTATCCTGGAATCACAGATACGAAGTATGACTTGCCGGTTATTCAACTATTAGAGGGAAACGGCGATGAATATAGCACTAAGTTAAAAGTTGAGTTAAAAGCGTTACAGCAAGATTATATTGAAGTTCGTGAGAAGCAAACAGAGCTGTTACAGAGCTATAAACAAAGTGAACAGCAGCAGCAAGATTTACTGTTCAGCATGCAGCAACTCATAAAAGAAGTAGAGGGTCTTGCTGAAGAGCTAAGTAAGTATCAAAATGATTTTAGCGTGCTTATTGAGGAATGGAATGAGCTATATCCACATCTAGAAATGAGTAAAATTTATGAAGTTCAAGAAAAAATGAAGGTGCGAATTGCAGAAGAACGAACGCTTGTAGAACGCATTAATAAAAGCTATCAGTTTTTTGACGAACAACAAAATAAAATTGCGTATGCGAGAGAGGGTTATGATCAAGCGACGCGTAAGAATGTTCAGTTAGAAGCAGAGCAAAAAAACGTTCATCAAGCGCTCCAACAACAAAAACAGATGCTTATGGAACTTTCAAAAGCAGGGGATGTGACGTCAGAGCTAAGAGAGGTTGAGCAGCGCATTATTGAGCTTGATCAAACGGAAAATACTTGTTATGAAATGCTAAATAGTATGCAAGTGACTTATCAAAAGCTACAGGCAGATGAGCATGCAGAGCGTAAGGTATTAGAGGATTTAACGGAACGATATGAAGAGGTCAAAAAAGACTGGGAAGAGCACCTTCAGCCATCATGTTTTTCAGAAAAAGAAGAAGTCAAAAAAGCGGTTCAAACAAGTGATGACATACAGAAATTAACTGAAGAAATTCAAGCGTTTGAGGATAAGCTAAAACAAGCCAAAGCTGATATAGCTAAAGTTGAGGGGAAACTTAATGGTAAATCTATAACTCAAGATAAGTGGGAAGAAACCAAATCGCTATTAGTAAATATAAAAGCAGCAGTTAACGAAGCAAATCAGCTAAAAGGTGGAGCAGAAGAGACCTTAAAAGACATATTAAAGCGACATGAACGCTTTAAAGAGCTTGAAAAGCAGAGAGTAGAAAAAGAAGCTTTGTTTGAACAATATCAAAAGCTACAGTCTGTGTTTAAAGGTAATACATTTGTTGAATACATGGCTGAAGAACAGCTGATGGCGATTAGTCGAGATGCTTCGGAGCGATTAGCCATTTTAACACGTCACCGCTATGCAATTGAAGTAGATTCTCAAGGTGGTTTTATTATGAGAGATGATGCTAACGGTGGAGTTAAGCGTCCGGTTTCAACTCTTTCAGGAGGAGAAACGTTCTTGACATCACTGGCATTAGCTCTATCGCTATCTGCACAAATTCAGCTTCGCGGAGAGTATCCTTTACAATTTTTCTTTTTAGATGAAGGGTTTGGAACACTGGATGGAGAGCTTCTTGATACGGTTGTTACGGCCTTAGAAAAGCTTCAGTCAGATAATTTATCAATCGGAGTTATTAGTCACGTGCAAGAGCTTAGAGCACGCTTACCTAAGCGATTAATTGTACAACCTGCTGATGCTACTGGTATGGGAACAAAAGTAGCTGTTGAAACTCTATAA
- a CDS encoding HNH endonuclease, with protein sequence MGKKDRHVGWCELCEREDVEITVHHLTPKEMGGTFEPTANLCIPCHKQIHALYTNTELAIRLNTIALLKDDPQIHSFIKWIQKQPSSRVPKIKKSNERKKR encoded by the coding sequence GTGGGAAAAAAAGATCGTCACGTTGGCTGGTGCGAATTATGCGAACGAGAAGATGTCGAAATTACGGTTCACCATCTTACCCCAAAAGAAATGGGAGGTACATTTGAGCCGACTGCTAACCTTTGTATTCCGTGTCATAAGCAAATACACGCTCTTTATACAAATACAGAATTAGCGATTCGCTTAAATACAATTGCCTTACTAAAGGATGATCCACAGATTCATTCGTTTATAAAATGGATTCAAAAGCAGCCATCTTCACGAGTGCCTAAAATTAAAAAGTCGAATGAGCGAAAAAAAAGATAA
- a CDS encoding spore germination protein has product MPALIGPVSITSVGGGVVTFGDTFYVSPKSSSKTNTGSGAVNTGNFVNTNTGISGTNTLDPDLADQNNVANA; this is encoded by the coding sequence ATGCCAGCTTTAATCGGTCCTGTTAGTATCACAAGCGTGGGTGGCGGTGTTGTGACGTTTGGAGATACCTTTTATGTGTCCCCAAAAAGCTCATCAAAAACCAATACGGGCTCCGGGGCAGTTAATACCGGTAACTTCGTCAATACCAATACCGGAATCTCTGGAACAAATACGCTTGATCCCGATCTTGCAGATCAAAACAACGTTGCCAATGCATAA
- a CDS encoding spore germination protein GerPE, which produces MLSRMSQVDHLTINSVSSSSLCQIGDSTQMVLKTRALAVKREFPFFYGREGNFDDYDVFNEPIPQPIIEAVNMQVTNLAPIIKVNRINIKGCSFSSVIHIGSTCTLDAESRIKHIRQLDGIESKTPDVGLEKELNMTADDVETTLEDDSTE; this is translated from the coding sequence ATGCTATCCCGAATGTCTCAGGTAGATCATTTAACAATAAATTCTGTGTCATCCAGTTCACTTTGTCAAATTGGTGATTCTACTCAGATGGTGTTAAAGACAAGAGCACTAGCTGTCAAGCGAGAGTTCCCTTTTTTCTATGGAAGAGAAGGAAACTTTGATGATTATGATGTTTTTAATGAACCTATCCCACAACCAATAATTGAAGCTGTAAATATGCAAGTAACTAACCTTGCTCCTATCATTAAAGTAAATCGTATTAATATTAAAGGGTGTTCATTCTCTTCGGTTATTCATATTGGTTCGACCTGTACGCTTGATGCAGAATCTCGCATTAAGCATATAAGACAACTGGATGGAATTGAATCTAAAACACCTGATGTTGGGTTAGAAAAGGAGCTTAACATGACAGCAGATGATGTTGAAACTACTCTTGAAGACGATTCCACAGAATGA
- a CDS encoding spore gernimation protein GerPD yields MNYTVINRELMVGNIDITGVSSSSVLLIGDAHYINLSATFDTPAESLIIGPYVPLSLS; encoded by the coding sequence ATGAATTATACGGTCATTAATCGAGAATTAATGGTAGGAAATATTGATATTACCGGCGTATCTTCTTCTTCTGTTCTTTTAATTGGAGATGCTCACTATATAAATTTATCAGCAACATTTGATACACCTGCAGAATCTCTCATAATTGGTCCTTACGTTCCATTATCCTTATCTTAA
- a CDS encoding spore germination protein GerPC, translating to MKSMDYTQQMHRYIEQLSVRVATLESTVQKLEQQIKELEEKTPINIEKIEYKFEQLKIDSLDGTLNIGLNPLTPDNLEDIIINNQTPEITLPQQGPQNPSLKPLDRNITKQWVEDIYASMTSELDQHGYSMVQHVLDQRSMTIEGAYYDFIIEDVKKQLEQRITYYLNQVQSEELEQNFEAIKPQIIEKIYEDIKKGIDAFLTYLPDSLKKGGHNQ from the coding sequence ATGAAAAGCATGGACTATACGCAGCAAATGCATCGTTATATTGAGCAACTATCAGTGCGAGTTGCTACCCTTGAATCAACTGTTCAAAAACTAGAACAGCAGATAAAAGAGCTAGAAGAAAAAACTCCTATTAATATTGAAAAAATTGAATATAAATTTGAACAGCTAAAAATCGACTCGCTTGATGGCACATTAAATATTGGCTTAAACCCGCTTACACCAGACAACCTAGAAGACATTATTATAAATAACCAAACCCCTGAAATTACGCTTCCACAGCAAGGGCCACAAAACCCAAGTTTAAAGCCACTTGACCGCAATATAACGAAGCAGTGGGTTGAAGATATATATGCATCTATGACATCTGAACTTGACCAGCATGGCTACTCAATGGTTCAGCATGTTCTTGACCAACGCTCCATGACAATTGAAGGAGCCTACTATGACTTTATAATTGAAGACGTAAAAAAGCAGTTAGAACAACGTATTACTTATTATTTAAATCAAGTTCAATCTGAAGAGCTAGAGCAAAACTTTGAAGCAATTAAACCCCAAATTATTGAGAAAATCTATGAAGACATCAAAAAAGGCATCGATGCTTTCTTAACCTATTTACCCGATTCGTTAAAGAAAGGCGGTCATAACCAATGA
- a CDS encoding spore germination protein GerPB — translation MNFYVNQSICIQSLKVSAVSNSSVLQIGSAGIIKPNSNLFNTGGFTEAAPDEQKKGILGSVSPSTFTPTQSSAVPAPYSQSLTPPVRVNN, via the coding sequence TTGAACTTCTATGTAAATCAAAGCATTTGTATCCAAAGCTTAAAGGTAAGTGCTGTCAGTAACTCTTCTGTATTACAAATTGGAAGCGCAGGCATCATCAAACCGAACTCCAACCTATTTAATACAGGTGGCTTTACTGAAGCCGCACCTGATGAACAAAAGAAAGGAATTTTAGGATCAGTTTCTCCATCTACTTTCACACCGACACAATCTTCAGCAGTTCCAGCACCTTATTCTCAGTCGCTCACTCCACCCGTTCGGGTGAACAACTGA
- a CDS encoding spore germination protein translates to MPAIVGVVNVNSVGSASVLHIGDVYSIAPISTAKTFAGAGSFNTGDRLHVINQQSATNTQDSDVNDQNITANA, encoded by the coding sequence ATGCCAGCCATCGTCGGCGTTGTCAACGTAAATAGTGTCGGTTCTGCTAGTGTTCTGCACATTGGCGACGTATACAGTATTGCTCCCATCTCAACGGCTAAAACATTTGCCGGAGCAGGATCTTTTAATACTGGAGATCGTCTTCATGTCATTAACCAGCAAAGCGCAACGAACACCCAAGATAGTGATGTAAATGACCAAAACATTACAGCTAATGCTTAA
- a CDS encoding DUF1516 family protein, translating to MIHLHVTLWTLLLIGFVVALVLTKSGKEKGAKIVHMITRLLYVLVLLSGAHLLADWYQFKGQALIKGLAGVLVLVGMEMVLVRTKKAKATGGAWALLVVALVLVFYYGYVVLG from the coding sequence ATGATTCATTTACATGTAACATTATGGACATTATTGCTGATTGGTTTTGTGGTAGCGCTTGTTTTAACGAAGTCCGGTAAAGAAAAAGGCGCAAAGATTGTACATATGATTACTCGTCTGTTGTATGTGCTTGTGTTGTTATCAGGTGCTCATTTGCTAGCAGATTGGTATCAGTTTAAAGGACAAGCTCTTATTAAGGGACTGGCTGGGGTTCTAGTGCTAGTTGGTATGGAGATGGTACTTGTTAGGACAAAAAAAGCCAAAGCAACAGGAGGCGCATGGGCACTTCTAGTCGTAGCGCTTGTACTAGTATTCTACTATGGATATGTTGTTTTAGGTTAA
- a CDS encoding DUF3231 family protein, giving the protein MQKKNELTSPEIANLWTHYIRETLSICVNKYMLNTIQDPEIHSLFQTALQYSFNHVDMLKKLFKKENFPIPKGFTEEDVNLEAPALFTDVLCLESLYMISTHGHNEISLSFTTSIRQDIVDFYYQCNLDAMEIYKKSKDLLISKQLYQQSPTYITPSKVKMIEKYHYVTDVFGKQRPMNAIEAGHTYFNLQKTLVAKAVILGFSKVSKNQNVRVLLEKSLKVKNKHIATFSSLLTKDNLHLPKSCETEVTDSIVSPFSERLMLLQTGFFFGVAVTYYNASLIASMRADISARCEKAALDSLWIYSRIGKDLIDNQWMEQPPQADDRKRLNY; this is encoded by the coding sequence TTGCAAAAAAAGAATGAATTAACATCTCCTGAAATTGCAAACCTATGGACACATTATATCCGTGAAACCTTATCTATATGTGTAAACAAATATATGCTTAATACAATCCAAGACCCTGAAATACATAGCCTTTTTCAAACAGCTCTTCAGTACTCATTTAACCATGTAGATATGTTAAAAAAGTTATTTAAAAAAGAGAACTTTCCTATTCCCAAGGGGTTTACAGAAGAGGATGTTAATTTAGAAGCTCCTGCTCTATTTACAGACGTTTTATGCCTTGAATCTCTTTACATGATTAGCACACATGGACATAACGAAATAAGCCTATCTTTTACGACTTCTATACGCCAAGATATTGTAGATTTTTATTATCAATGCAACCTTGATGCGATGGAAATTTATAAAAAATCTAAAGATCTCCTTATTTCAAAACAACTGTATCAGCAATCACCTACTTATATAACACCTAGTAAGGTAAAAATGATTGAAAAATACCACTACGTAACAGATGTTTTTGGTAAACAGCGGCCGATGAATGCAATCGAAGCTGGACATACTTATTTTAATTTACAAAAAACATTGGTTGCAAAAGCGGTGATCCTTGGCTTTTCCAAAGTTTCAAAAAATCAAAACGTACGAGTATTATTAGAAAAAAGCCTAAAAGTCAAAAACAAACACATTGCTACATTTTCATCTTTATTAACAAAAGATAACCTTCATTTACCCAAATCATGCGAAACGGAGGTTACAGATTCTATTGTTTCCCCTTTTTCAGAGAGACTTATGCTTCTTCAAACTGGTTTCTTCTTTGGTGTAGCAGTGACGTATTATAACGCATCCCTTATCGCAAGTATGAGAGCTGATATTTCAGCGCGTTGTGAAAAGGCAGCCTTGGATAGCTTATGGATATATAGTCGTATTGGGAAAGATTTAATTGATAATCAGTGGATGGAACAACCTCCCCAAGCAGATGACCGGAAGAGATTAAATTATTAG
- a CDS encoding DUF2777 domain-containing protein: MKSNSKYSILQNQPRSFMTGTVEYIDSEWIFFDEETDEASMLNDILNESVEVYINMSWEKGLFISDHQFKLHNMIYRIKNGDKLRVTRKLPYAYEQLLKHLKKEAFHTLTSHLNSLNISLYDCIYCHNTLIFLPEDKHTKGANFLIFDNEEMICSVQHLFERGENGLDRFEYTLSDGSRSMNLILH; this comes from the coding sequence ATGAAGAGTAATTCAAAATATTCAATTCTACAAAACCAGCCTCGTTCGTTTATGACGGGAACTGTTGAATACATTGATTCAGAATGGATTTTCTTTGATGAAGAAACAGATGAAGCATCTATGCTAAACGATATCCTCAATGAATCCGTTGAGGTATACATCAATATGAGTTGGGAAAAGGGACTATTTATCTCAGATCACCAGTTTAAGCTTCACAATATGATTTATCGAATTAAAAATGGTGATAAGCTTCGCGTAACGAGAAAGCTCCCATACGCATATGAACAACTACTGAAACACCTAAAAAAAGAAGCGTTTCACACGCTTACGAGCCACTTAAACTCTCTAAACATCTCTCTTTATGACTGCATCTATTGTCATAACACACTTATTTTCCTGCCGGAAGATAAACATACAAAAGGAGCAAATTTTCTCATTTTTGATAATGAAGAAATGATTTGTTCCGTTCAACACTTATTTGAGCGTGGCGAAAATGGTTTAGACCGTTTCGAATACACGTTAAGCGATGGAAGTCGTTCTATGAATTTAATTCTTCACTAA